GTACACTGATTTATTTACTGCGGAATACACGCAAGACCACAAACCGGTTGTGGAACAGGACGAGGCTGTCGGGCACGCCGTACGCGCGGGTTACATGTATTCAGCGATGGCGGATGTGGCAGCGCTGACTGGCGACAGAAGTTATTTAAATGCAATTGACAAAATTTGGGAAAATGTCGTTTCAAAAAAAATGTACATCACCGGCGGAATCGGCGCCCGATCTGACGGCGAGGCTTTTGGCGACAATTACGAACTGCCCAATCGCACCGCTTATAACGAAACCTGCGCTGCTATCGCCAACATGATGTGGAATCACCGTATGTTCCTGCTGCACGGCGACGCTAAATATATCGACGTGCTGGAGCGAACGTTGTACAACGGATTTATCTCTGGGGTCAGTCTCAGCGGGAAGAAATTTTTTTACCCCAATCCGCTGGAATCATGCGGCGATCATCAGCGCAGTCCCTGGTTTGATTGTTCCTGTTGTCCCACGAATGTCGTTCGATTTTTGCCGTCATTGCCGGGATATGTTTATGCCGAAGACAATAATGCTATTTACGTGAACCTATTCATTCAAGGAAAAGCAAAAATTGAACATCGGGGACAGGAAATTGAGTTAGAGCAAAAAACGAATTATCCCTGGGAAGGTAAAATCGTTCTTCAGATTTTTCCTGAAGAATCAACAGAATTTTCTCTGAAAATTCGCATCCCTGGTTGGGCGCAAAATAGTCCTGTTCCGAGCGATTTGTATCGTTACTTGGCAAATATCAATAAAAAGCCGCCTTTACTGCTGAATGGCGAAGAAATTATTTACCAGATCGACAAAGGATACGCCACGATTAACCGGAAGTGGCAAGCTGCGGATAGTGTTGAATTAATTCTGCCGATGAAAATTCGTAAGGTTGTGGCGCACGAAAGGGTGGCCGAAGATCGCGGAAAAATGTCACTTGAGCGGGGGCCAATCGTTTTTTGCGCCGAAGGAGTCGATAATGACGGTCATGTTTTGAACCTCGTTTTGCCGAAAGAGGTGCATTTAACTTATCATTTCAAGCCTGATTTGCTTCACGGAATTGGCATGTTAAAGGGACAAGCCGTTACATTTTCAAAAAAAGAAAATGGATCGATTGAAAAGAAAGAACAAACTTTCACTGCAATTCCCTACTATGCCTGGGCGCATCGCGGAAAAGGGGAGATGGCAGTCTGGTTTCCGTGGGATGAGAAAGGCCATTGATAATGTTATTTCTGAATTATCTTGCAAAAGCAAAAATCTTCCTGAAAATTGAAAAGAAAGACCGAAGCGGTTGTAGCATAAGCTTGCCGTTCCTCAAAGGATACGGATGATACTCGTGATAGATTTTTTCAATTTCAAATGGGAGAAATGCCTGCTGGATTTCCCGATCAGAAAGCCGAGCTAAAATTTGCACTTGTACTGTTTCTGTCATTTGAGAGAAACGCAAGATGATGATTCTGTCATCTTTGATCACTTTTACCAGGTCTTTCACGGTGACGTGATCTTTAAATTTGATGAATTTTTCCATGTGTTCCCCTTGGTGCTTTTCTCGTTCAATGGTGAAAGAAAAGTGGATTTATGATTCCCCAGTGAAATTTCATTGTAAATGTAAGAATGATTTCTCAAAAAAGAAGTGAGTTGCATCACGTGGAAGGGAAAAAATGAATTTTTTTTGCGGAACCTTGCCGGGGAAAAGTGGCGAAGATTTTGCAATTTTTGAAAAACTTCGCCACTTTATTTTTCGTTCGCTAAAATCAATCTTTCGGGCGAACTCGCCATAACATGGTGGAAAGAATCAAAGACACTACCGATGCGCCGACCCAAAAAATTATCACTTTGTGGAAATCATAATGCCGCGTTTCATTAATCATCGTTGTTCCGTGCTCGATCATTGTGCCGCTGATCCATTCCTGAATTGCCGCAGCGACGTAGCTGAAAATTCCGACAAAACCCATGACTGCGCCGGCTGCTTTTTTGGGGGCAATATCCACGGCAAAAAGTCCGCCCAACGAAGTGATTAGTCCGCTCAGTGAAAAACCATAGATCAGGAATGCCGCAATGAGCAGTTTCGTGCTTGGGTGCGGCGTGAAAAAGATAATCGAGAGAGCTGCCAGTTCAAAAATGCCAAAAATCAAATTCGCCGGCGGACGTCGGGCATGAAATATTTTGTCGGAAATGAAGCCGAAACTGACGGCGCCGATAATGCCGGCAAAGGTATTGACGCCGATAATGCTGCCGGCCTTGAGCAGGCTGAATCCTTTTGCTTCCTGTAAATAGAGCACGCCCCAGCTATTGATGGCGTAGCGCGTGACGTAAATGAGCGCGCTCGACATGCCGATGAGCCAAACTTGCGGGATTTTGAGAATGGAGATTTGCGCCTGGCGCGTCTTTTTTTCTGTCCCGTCCGCTCCGGTGACTGGCGTAATCGGGTCATTGCGCCATTTTGCAATAAGCGGCAGGCCTAACGTCGGTGGCCTGTCCTGTAACGCCAGATAAAGACCGATGGCAGTGAAAATTCCCACAAAACCAGCAGCCCAAAATCCGGATCGCCAGCCCCAGGCGCTGACAACCGCGGCGATTCCCACAAAAGTTAGACCTTCGCCGATCCCGTGCGCTGTTGACCAGATGCCGTAATATCTGCCGCGCTCGCTGTTGCTGTACCAGTGCGTTAACGTCACAATTCCCGACGGCGCATTGAATCCTTGGAACCAGCCATTTACGCCCCAGAGAATAATCCATACCCAGAGCAGGGGAGACCAGCCCATGAAAAGATTGATCAGTCCCGATATCAGTACGCCGGTGGCAAAGAATCGTTTGATGTTGGCATAATCCGCCAAAATGCCGTTGAAAAATTTCCCGGCAGCGTAACCGTAAAATATCGCCGAGCCGATAATTCCCAACTGCTCCGCAGAAAAAACGCCGGCGTCGATGAGCGGTTTTTTGACGACGGACATTCCCAGCCGGCAGGTGTAGGCGAAACCAGCGCCGAGGGTAACAGCTAAAATTGAGGAAATGCGATATTTTCGATAGAGCCGATCAATGAGTTTCTTGTCTTGCAATTCCGGTTGTGGTGCCCCGGTTTTCCAGAAATCGAGAATGTTTGCCATGACAGTCCCAGTCAGTTTTTCTGTTCCAATTTCATTAATCGAATTAACTGTTCTTTTGCTTGCTCAGCGGTTTTGCAATCAGCTACGCCGTAAATCAAATCGTTTTTCTTGACGACGGCGGCTATTCCTTTGTAAGGAATTTTTCTGAATAAAATCTCTGTATTGCCAATCTTTGCCCTTTGCCAATTAGTCGCCAATTTTTGCCACATCGCGTCTGCGGCCTCCTCGGCATCTGGCAG
This genomic stretch from Calditrichota bacterium harbors:
- a CDS encoding MFS transporter, translated to MANILDFWKTGAPQPELQDKKLIDRLYRKYRISSILAVTLGAGFAYTCRLGMSVVKKPLIDAGVFSAEQLGIIGSAIFYGYAAGKFFNGILADYANIKRFFATGVLISGLINLFMGWSPLLWVWIILWGVNGWFQGFNAPSGIVTLTHWYSNSERGRYYGIWSTAHGIGEGLTFVGIAAVVSAWGWRSGFWAAGFVGIFTAIGLYLALQDRPPTLGLPLIAKWRNDPITPVTGADGTEKKTRQAQISILKIPQVWLIGMSSALIYVTRYAINSWGVLYLQEAKGFSLLKAGSIIGVNTFAGIIGAVSFGFISDKIFHARRPPANLIFGIFELAALSIIFFTPHPSTKLLIAAFLIYGFSLSGLITSLGGLFAVDIAPKKAAGAVMGFVGIFSYVAAAIQEWISGTMIEHGTTMINETRHYDFHKVIIFWVGASVVSLILSTMLWRVRPKD
- a CDS encoding glycoside hydrolase family 127 protein; translation: MEKYFLVFGILFFLFSCSKNVRRDYPIRPVAFTDVKLTDNFWAPRLETNRTVTVPYDFRKCEETGRIDNFAKAGGLTKGDFVGIRYNDSDVFKVIEGASYSLSLYPDVELEKYLDDLIAKIAAAQEDDGYLYTARTINPENLPPRTGKTRWSYLNHSHELYNVGHMYEAAVAFYQATGKKSLLNVAIKNANLIDSVFGPGKRHDPPGHQEIEIGLTKLYRVTGDERYLKLAKFFLDQRGYERGRKLYTDLFTAEYTQDHKPVVEQDEAVGHAVRAGYMYSAMADVAALTGDRSYLNAIDKIWENVVSKKMYITGGIGARSDGEAFGDNYELPNRTAYNETCAAIANMMWNHRMFLLHGDAKYIDVLERTLYNGFISGVSLSGKKFFYPNPLESCGDHQRSPWFDCSCCPTNVVRFLPSLPGYVYAEDNNAIYVNLFIQGKAKIEHRGQEIELEQKTNYPWEGKIVLQIFPEESTEFSLKIRIPGWAQNSPVPSDLYRYLANINKKPPLLLNGEEIIYQIDKGYATINRKWQAADSVELILPMKIRKVVAHERVAEDRGKMSLERGPIVFCAEGVDNDGHVLNLVLPKEVHLTYHFKPDLLHGIGMLKGQAVTFSKKENGSIEKKEQTFTAIPYYAWAHRGKGEMAVWFPWDEKGH